GGCTGGGGGTACAGCATATCGCAGTCTCTGGATATACTCAGGGCAGCTGTCGAAACAAACTACTTCCCCTTGTGGGAGTACGAACGGGGAGAGTACCGGATGACTCATGTTGTTGAGAAGCCGAAACCTATAACCGAATATACCGCACTCTTGAAGAAATTCGCTCATCTGGATAAGGAGGAGCTGGATGAGCTGCAGAAGATTGTCAACAAGCGCTTTGACCGCATCAGGGCTCTTACGATGATGGAAGGGGCAAAAGACGGAAAAACTAGAGAGGTAAAAACAGCCGGTGGCTTATGAGCGATGGAACATGAAGGGGCTGAATTGAAAGCGTCGCTGAAAGCTCACGACTGAAACGCTCAAAATAGGGAGGTAGCAATGAAAAAGATAGTAGCTCTTGTCTGGTTCGCAGTTGCAGTTCTGGTTTGTGGATCGGTACCCTTGTCGGCGGCTGAGCCCTATACTTTGAAGGCTATTTCTGCGTGGCCTCAATCAGCAGTCGAGTACAAAGCCTGGACGACGTGGATAGACCTGGTGGACCAGATGGTTGCGAAGAAGGCCCCCGGGGAACTGAAGATACGGTACCTGGGCGGGCCGGAGGCTGTGAAGACGCCCGACCAGGCGTCCGCCCTGCAGCGTGGTCAAGTCGACATACTCTACACCTCGGGTGCTTACTACACGAACGTGCTCCCTGAAATCGATGCTCTGAAACTGTCGGTCTACACTCCGGCCGAAGAGAGATCGAACGGAGCACAGGCGTTCCTTAACGATCTGCACCAGAAGAAGCTGGGGGTCTATTATCTGGGAAGACTGGGTCTCAACGTTAAGTTCTTTGTCTATTTGAAAAAACCGGTAAAGAGCGCGGATTTTACAGGTCTTAATATTCGGGTTTCGCCTCTCTATCTGCAGGCGATCAAGGGTCTTGGCGGAAATCCTGTCGTCATGCCCCTTGGCGATACGTACCTTGCGCTGGAAAGAAATGTGGTGGATGGCGCCTGTTCGCCAGGGGTCGGATTGCGTGAATGGGGCTGGCAGAAACAGTTGAAATATGTTGTGGAGCCGGGATTCTACACGGTGCCCAACCCGCTACTTATAAACCTGAATGCATGGAATCACCTCCCGCAGAAGCTCAAGGACATCCTCAGGGATGCCACCATAGAAGGGGAGAAGAAAGTGGTTGCCGACTTTGAAGAGATGGCAAAGAAGGAGCGCCCGGCACTCGTGGCAGAGGGCATCCAGGTCATCGATTTGCCCCCTGCGGAAAAAGAGAAGTTCCTGAGAATAGCCTATGATGAAGGCTGGAAAGATATAATCCAGAAGAATCCGCAGACAGGACCGGAGTTGAAAAAGCTGCTTTCAAAGAGCAAGTAGTCATACCAGGGGGGTGAATAGCCCCCCTCTCTCAATCCCTTTATTTTCAAGGCTGTCCCGCTTTTCGACATGGACCTATCCCTGCTTCCTTAGTGGGATTGTGCCCGTAATTGTGCCTGTTCAACTTCTGCCTTCATCTGTTCATGAGCGGTTGAGAGGCGTTCACAGGCCGCTCTTAAATCTTCTTCGTTGACGATGTTGTAACGATCAAATACCGATCTTGTCTTGTGGCCGCTGATCTTCATGGCTACCCGTTCGGGTGTGCCGGTGCTTACCATGTTCCTTACTGCCGTTCTTCTGCAATCGTGAAACAGTTTTCCGGCCATCCCGGCTCTTCCACATCACGGGTCTTCGCGTGGAACTAACCGGCATGGCGAACCCGGTCCCGATTCCGGCCACTCTACCGCCCTTGGGTTCCGGCCTCTTAGGGTTTATGGTGGTGAGGAGAAGGTTCAAGAAGTAGCAGTCTAACTGTGAAGAACACCGGAGTGAGAAGACCTGCTTTCCAGGCTCCGTTAGGACGATTTCACCTACGAAGTTGTGAATTGACGGCTTTCGTTTCTGGCCGGCATTACCATCGGGAAGCGCGCAAAACGTGTATGGTGAGAAAGAAACGCACCACAGACTCATTGGCCGGATCGCCGCAGGCTCCGCGGTGCAGTCTGAGAATGTCTTTCTCCGGACGCGTCAGCCGCGTTCGACGAGAACTCTGATTTACTCCTTCGCCTCTTCCTCCAGGCCCATCAGAATGAAGGGGAGCCTCAAGCTCTCGGAAGTCATTACCGTGCGCGCATTCAACAAGATCCTCTTTTGCTGTCCGCCCGGAAGATGGTACATCGTCGCGTAGTTCTCGATGAACGAGTCTTTGGGAAGGACCTGCTCCAGGAGGCGCCGCAACTCGGGGATATCGAGCTGGCTGCCCGCGATCTCGTAGATGAGCTTGCCTTCGGCCCCGCGCTCATCCAAGCCTAACATCCTGTAGAAGGAGCGGTTAGCCGTGACAACACTGAGGTCTTCCGAAAGAGTAACGAGCGGCTGTTTCACGGTATCGACCGTGGCTTGAGCAAAATCCCGGGCCACGCGCACTTTTTCAACCATGGCCGTCTCTTCTGCCGCCTTTTTGATTGCAGTGATGCTGTTGAAGGTTATGACGGCCCCGCCGATCTGGTTCTCGCCCGTCCTGTAGGGCCGGACCCGCATGAGGTACCACTCGCCGTTTTTAGTCTGGACGTCCTTTTCCCTGGCCTGCAGTGTTGCAAGCACATTCCGTGCTTCTTCGGTAAGATCGATGTCCGAAAGAGTCGTTGCAATGTCACGGATTGGGCGGCCGACATCCGAAGGAAGGAGATTGGCGACTTCCTTGATGTCTGTGGTGAAGCTCCTGATCTTCAGTTCGGTATCCACGAAAATGGTGCCCACATTCACGCTGTCAAGAAGATTTTTTATATCGGATTCCGCGCGGGCCAGTTGCCGGACTTTCTCCTCGAGCTCCGAGTTGACCGTTACCAGCTCTTCATTGATCGACTGGAGCTCTTCCTTGGATGTTTCCAGCTCTTCGT
This genomic stretch from Syntrophorhabdales bacterium harbors:
- the dctP gene encoding TRAP transporter substrate-binding protein DctP, producing the protein MKKIVALVWFAVAVLVCGSVPLSAAEPYTLKAISAWPQSAVEYKAWTTWIDLVDQMVAKKAPGELKIRYLGGPEAVKTPDQASALQRGQVDILYTSGAYYTNVLPEIDALKLSVYTPAEERSNGAQAFLNDLHQKKLGVYYLGRLGLNVKFFVYLKKPVKSADFTGLNIRVSPLYLQAIKGLGGNPVVMPLGDTYLALERNVVDGACSPGVGLREWGWQKQLKYVVEPGFYTVPNPLLINLNAWNHLPQKLKDILRDATIEGEKKVVADFEEMAKKERPALVAEGIQVIDLPPAEKEKFLRIAYDEGWKDIIQKNPQTGPELKKLLSKSK